The sequence cagccacatgccttcccagctaacagaggtcttccgcacaccattggccatcctccagtgaaggtactcgatttttgatgacttaccttggatactttatggccttaggactgtaactttgtaaccaaataaaccacctttataaaagctgatccatttctggtgtttttcattctggcagcattagcaaactggagcagtcATATTATTCACAAAGTCCATAACTTGTAACTCATACCTGAATTATCTGCAGGTGTGCTTCTACTACTTTTTTCTTAGTCCTGACTCTGGGTATGCCTAGAAATGTTTGATTGAAAGTTACTAGGTATGAGAAACTGTAGAGCCTCTAGAGGACCTTTAGTTTCTGACAGGCAATTATAGTCAGGACAGATTACCTTAATTCAGTTAGCTAGTGAGCTAATTCAAGTTGGATGATCGATCATTTTAAGACCTGGTCTATTTTTACTTCCCCCTAATTCCTAAGTAACGTCCTTCTGAGGTTCCAACTGAAAGCCTGTGGTATTTACCAGGGCCCATCAACACTGGTAGGATCTAAACTACAGGTTTGATCGCTCTGGTATATAATACTGCTGAAAGCGCTGACTAGTACCTCAGCCATTTGGCTGCTATCTCCAAATTTTTTCCATGCCACTTACCAAGTCAGTGAACTCCTTCAGAGGAAAAGTAGCTGAGACTATTGGGATTACTTCTCTCCACTTTTCTTGTCTCCAGGGTCTTGTCATTCAAGTCCCAGCTGCCTTAGGTGCTCAGGGATACCTCAGGTCCTAGAAGGCACCTAGTTTCTTGCCACACAGGGCTTCCTCACCATGGCTATTTCCTCATCACACAAGCAAGGAAAATCTCACTTCTGTCTGCTAAGGTAGTCTTATACAATGTACTATAGTCATgggagtgacatcccatcacttttgcatAATCTACTGGCTAGAAGTCACAGGTTCTGCCTGCATCCAAGAGTAGTGTATCATATATGGCATAGATCATTGGGGTTATCTTATGGTGTGTCCACCACATCTGGTGACAACGGGAGAGGAAGAAGACAGGGAATGCAAACATTCAGCAGTCACTAATATAGTGAAAAGAGCTTTGTATTTGGTGTCAGAAGTCAGTTTTGTCTCATTACTTGTGCTATCTTTTCCATTCACTTCatctttccttatctgtaaactgTGTTTTATGTCACAGGATTTGGTGAAGACAGAGTAAAAAACTAcagagatattttaatttttatcagaaaAATCACTTCCAGATTTTAAAATTACAGGATACTCATTCTTAAAGATGCAAAATATATACTCATCAccataatcacatgaaaaaaataatagagaatatgTACACATGTGAAAATGGGGTCATCTTTACAAGAGGATAATGTCATATATTAAAGACAAGGCTGAAAGGGAAAACAGATGGGAAGACAGAATCATCAAAGTATGCACAAGGTTActttaaacaatatattttattggtAGTTCCTGGAgactacatttaaaaaagaatttaaaataatcaagaatTCCAGTACTCAAAATGGTAACATACTTAACATGGCATATTTTCTTCCTAGCTTTTTTCTCTATCTACACAAACACACGCAAATGCACACGCACATGGCTAAAAGAGacataatacaaatatatatgtgtgtgtgtgtgtatatatatatatatatatatatatatatatatataaaactttcaCTAATCATAAAATTGCCTATATTCCTACCACCCAGAAACACTGTTATCATAATGGTGCATATCCTTCCTCTCTCTGTGTATTTTATACAATGCAAATCATACAGTACAccgttttaaaatatttttcacttaacaGCTTACTATGGACATTACCCCAAATCCTCAAACATAATACAGAAAAGACAGAACAATAAGTTGTAATCATTGTTCTCAAGCAAGGCACATCAAAGCTTCCTATATGCCTTTTCTGTAAGAAGTTTGCTTTTTGCTCTGAAGAGGGAAGAGTAGGTATAAGCTCTCCTGTCTGAGTTCCTTTGCTTTGGGGATCCTGCTGACTCATCTCTCACCCTATTTAAGGAAGcactttttctatttgtttaaggAATAAACGTGGGAGGTTGCCCCAGCAAGGAcagatatattttgtatatattgttCTCCTTTCAAAAACTTCATACTCTACCCCACAGTGAACATAACTTTATAATTGAATGCTTGTTTGCAACTTCTGCAGCCTTTTCCACAAAATGCTTGTTACAGAAGCTGGAACATGATTTCCCTCATAATTTCTAACACAGTTTTATGAACTCATTAAATTTTTCATCAGCATACTCTTTTAGACAAtgttatttaaattctttcttaCGATTTACCATATTAGGACACTTACAGTTTTGCCCCTTTAAGAATCTTTGATATACAATTCTTCgaatttatcatatttattgCATGCTTTCTGCCTTTTATGAAGTTAAATGaacattaaacaaatatataaataatttctgatattctttagATTTACAAGGTTACTCCCCAGGATGAAGGATTTGGTATATAATACAATGAGGTAAAACTACTGGTAAAATTATCCCAATCTCAAGTATCAAGTATATTCAAAGATTTTATCTCTTGCATGACTTCTCTTGATGTTTAATAAGAGTTGACTTCccactgaaggctttcccacattccctGCATTCATAAGGTTTTTCTCCTGTATGAGTTCTGTGATGTACAATGAGAGTTGATTTCacactgaaggcttttccacattcactgcatTCATTGGGTTTTTCCCCGGTATGAATCCTCTGATGTTTAATGAGAGTTGACTTCctactgaaggctttcccacagtcaCTGCATTCATAGGGTCTCTCtcctgtatgaattctctgatgtttaATCAGTGGTGACTTctcactgaaagctttcccacattcattgcacttgtagggtttctctcctgtatgagttctttgatgtacaataAGGGTTGACTTCTCaccaaaggctttcccacatcttttgcattcatagggtttctcgcCTGTATGAGTTCTATGATGTACAGAGAGGTGTGACTTTCCACTGAAAGTCTTCCCACATATGTTGCactcataaggtttctctcctgtgtgaattctttGATGCACAGAGAGGTGTGATTTTCCTCTGAAACTTTTCCCACATTTACTGCACTCATTAGGTTTCTCTTTCGAATAAACTTTCTCACGTGCAATGGGGGTGAGCTTCTCATCAATATCTTTCCCATGTTTACCGCACTCAAAAGGTTTCTCACCTGTATGAGTCCTTTGATATGTAAGGCTGGTCTTACCACATTTGGAACCTTTATAAAATGCTTTTCGAATGTGTGTTTTTTCATGTCTGATAAGGTGATATGAACTCTTAAAGGCTTTTTCACATTCACTGCATTCAAATGGCTTCTCTCCTGTATGAGTTCGCTGATGTTTAATTAGAGTTGACTTCTGAataaaggttttcccacattcactgcattcatagggcttctcccctgtgtgagttctctggtGTGCAATGAGAGTTGACTTCTGGGTGAAGGCTTTTGCACATTCACAGCATTCATAAGgtctctctccagtgtgagttctctgatgcaCAACAAGGTTTGCTTTCTGGATAAACACTTTCCCACATTCAGTACATTCAAAGAGTTTCTCCCCAGTTTGAATTCGCTGACTTTTATTAAGGGTTTGCTTATGTTGGAGGGCTTTTCCATGTTGATTAGGTTCAAAGAACTTCTCTCCAGGTTGAGCTTTATCAAGACTAGAATGGAAGCACAATTTCCAATGTGTCTTACTTTCATCGTCTTTCTTTCTTACATAGCTTCTCTTTTGACTAAGAAAGTTTGAATTATGTTTTAAACACCTTCCACATGAATGAAATTTAGGGAGACTTTTTCCTATAGAAACAAAGCCTGTGCtcagataaatgaattttctACATGTTCTGCATTCTTGACCACTTTCATCCTTCAGTGTTCTCTTGTCTATGGATGCAACTTGCCACAGAGGATTGTCTTGGCTTTCCTTGTAGTCATCTATCTGGTCATCAACTTGACagacttctagaaaaaaatacaatgaaatgtcATAGTTGTAAATATTGCCACCATAACTTTATGGGataaaattaattcataaatATCCTTCTCTGACCTCCTAACAATATGACTGGGCTGCCCCACACCCACCATCTCTCCTGACTACAAATACAAAGAAATGCtggcccaaattaaaaaaaataatttagtatgCAGCCAAGCtcaaaaccaagaaaataaatttattattgtcAGAAATGAAATAGGAATGTACAGTGATGGGGTGAACAGAAATTGAAGCTGTGAGGCTTGGCAGGGAGAATCCAGACCATAGGgtacaaatgttcagaaaactaGAACTTAATTTCTGCTTCAAACTAGAATCAAAAGGGGCTTCCATGCTTATTAAACGGGAACTATAAAGACTCCCCACTGGCCAAGGAAATTGGCAAGAAAGATGTTATACGTAAGAAATCAAAAGCCTAGTTCTGTACCTCAATCCAAATGATACAACCTTAGTACAGAGCCCACAAGCtggaaaattaacataaaaattagTCATGTATTAGTAGGCTCTTAGAAGTGGCAAACTTTCCAAAACAGCTATATTATGATGTTTTTATAACTCAGGGAACACAGAACTTCCACAGAAAACCAACTCACTGAAGAggagttcacaataaaaaatgatcaaTCTCAAAAGGAAATGAACCATCATGAAGGATAATCAGCAGATATATTTAAAGATACTCTCATTCCTAACTGTAGCTAATAGaacaatctgtattttttttaaaatacaggcatAAGAAACTCTAAATAGAGAGGTTGAATATTAGACTAGTCAAAGATGAAGACAGATTTAATGAATTAGATGACAGATCTTGGGAAATCACCCAGAATgtaaaatagagacagaaagaaatggaaatataagagaaatacaaatataataaaagttCCAATATAGGttcaagagaagagagagaaaagaagatggGAAATGTGCCAAGAAAAGGGTTAACATAGCATCCCTTACTGCTATAATTAGAAAGGTAAGCTCACAAAGCTGGCCTTTGGCTGACACTTGGAAATTTGGATTTGGGGGAATTTGGATtgattctctgtactttcctgcAGTTTTGAAAGAAATGCCTTGAAGCAGAACTTCTGGAATAGCAATGAAGATCTCTGTAAATCCCCTCCCCAGTAAAAAGCAAAATTATCAAATTCATCCATTTCTGGACTTTGGAAATTACCAAAAGGCATACatcaaataaaatcaagaaaaatcacTGAATGTCAGAAAGAACAGCCAATAAGAACTTGGTTCTACTTACATCCCACTCCACCCAACTCTGTGACACAGGAGCTATGAAAACTGGCAGCCTCACAGCCACCAGAGAGGGCTAACCTGTTTTGAAGCTCCACCAAAAGCCCTATCCCCAGAGCACCATCATTATTTGACCTAACTTGGAACTCAGTAACAAGAAAAGAAGGGACACTATATGGTAACTCAaactacacaaataaataaagagtACCAGTAAAGGTGATGTACAGGAAAGAGTTATCAAAGCAAGCCTGTGGTTGCTATTTTTTAGAAAGGCCTACTTGCAGGGTTGGCTCCTGGCTAAAGTCTGGAAACTTGACTTTGGAATGTTCCCCATGTTGATAAGACTAGTTTGCCTGCCTGGGGCACTAATCACCAGTTTTCCTTTTAGAGTCTGTATGCCTGACCCTTAGAGGCTGAGGATTTTCTCATGTGGCTATTTTGCGTCTATTTTGAGTGGGGGCCAATTTGAAATCTCCAcccaaaaaggtgaaaagggtttttttttttttttttttaaaaaaaggcttgcTTGCCACTTGGACTTGAAATGCAGCTGCCTCTCCCTGCAGCATCTTGGCTTTGCAAGAGAAGGGGGCAACTATCCCTGCTGGGGTTTACCCCCTACCAAGTACCCAGCAATATTGGTGAAAATGAATCCATATCAAGGAATGTGGCAAAATGTCAGAGCACctgagataaagagaaaaaatcttACAAGCTTACAGAGAGATAAAAACTCAGGTTGCAAACAAAGTATCAATAATCAGAACAGCTTCAGAGTTCTCAAAACGAACACTGGATATCAGAATCCAATGCAGCAGTGCTTCAAAAGTCTAAGGGAAAGAAATTTCCATCCAAGAACTCTAGTCCATGCCAAACTCTATCTAGGATGAGAGTATAACAGAGACttttagacatttaaaaatctcaaaaaaaaattcaCCTCCTATGGACCTGCCTCCTTTCTTAAGAAAGTACTGAAGAATGTGCTCCAATGAAATGAGGAAGAAGACATGGCACACTGACCCTGGCATTGacggattgagaatgcctttttgaccaaaaggggtgaAAGACAGGCAACAAAAAaaggtttcagtggccaagagaattcaaatagagtcaagaggctgtcctggaggttattcctgtgcaagcttcagctagatatacCATAAAGAATACcttggtccctatctgagactctataaaagtttcactcaccaagtttatttttcagaaacttaaatcctcctgagtgttcctatgccagataagtccc is a genomic window of Choloepus didactylus isolate mChoDid1 chromosome X, mChoDid1.pri, whole genome shotgun sequence containing:
- the ZNF674 gene encoding zinc finger protein 674 isoform X4, whose translation is MLENYSHLVSVGYLVAKLDAVFRLGQEEAWMADGESAVQSGQEVCQVDDQIDDYKESQDNPLWQVASIDKRTLKDESGQECRTCRKFIYLSTGFVSIGKSLPKFHSCGRCLKHNSNFLSQKRSYVRKKDDESKTHWKLCFHSSLDKAQPGEKFFEPNQHGKALQHKQTLNKSQRIQTGEKLFECTECGKVFIQKANLVVHQRTHTGERPYECCECAKAFTQKSTLIAHQRTHTGEKPYECSECGKTFIQKSTLIKHQRTHTGEKPFECSECEKAFKSSYHLIRHEKTHIRKAFYKGSKCGKTSLTYQRTHTGEKPFECGKHGKDIDEKLTPIAREKVYSKEKPNECSKCGKSFRGKSHLSVHQRIHTGEKPYECNICGKTFSGKSHLSVHHRTHTGEKPYECKRCGKAFGEKSTLIVHQRTHTGEKPYKCNECGKAFSEKSPLIKHQRIHTGERPYECSDCGKAFSRKSTLIKHQRIHTGEKPNECSECGKAFSVKSTLIVHHRTHTGEKPYECRECGKAFSGKSTLIKHQEKSCKR
- the ZNF674 gene encoding zinc finger protein 674 isoform X3 — its product is MTAEDTSRTQCGNRSPSILQSRMAMTQESLTFKDVFVDFTLEEWQQLDSAQKNLYRDVMLENYSHLVSVEVCQVDDQIDDYKESQDNPLWQVASIDKRTLKDESGQECRTCRKFIYLSTGFVSIGKSLPKFHSCGRCLKHNSNFLSQKRSYVRKKDDESKTHWKLCFHSSLDKAQPGEKFFEPNQHGKALQHKQTLNKSQRIQTGEKLFECTECGKVFIQKANLVVHQRTHTGERPYECCECAKAFTQKSTLIAHQRTHTGEKPYECSECGKTFIQKSTLIKHQRTHTGEKPFECSECEKAFKSSYHLIRHEKTHIRKAFYKGSKCGKTSLTYQRTHTGEKPFECGKHGKDIDEKLTPIAREKVYSKEKPNECSKCGKSFRGKSHLSVHQRIHTGEKPYECNICGKTFSGKSHLSVHHRTHTGEKPYECKRCGKAFGEKSTLIVHQRTHTGEKPYKCNECGKAFSEKSPLIKHQRIHTGERPYECSDCGKAFSRKSTLIKHQRIHTGEKPNECSECGKAFSVKSTLIVHHRTHTGEKPYECRECGKAFSGKSTLIKHQEKSCKR
- the ZNF674 gene encoding zinc finger protein 674 isoform X2 yields the protein MAMTQESLTFKDVFVDFTLEEWQQLDSAQKNLYRDVMLENYSHLVSVGYLVAKLDAVFRLGQEEAWMADGESAVQSGQEVCQVDDQIDDYKESQDNPLWQVASIDKRTLKDESGQECRTCRKFIYLSTGFVSIGKSLPKFHSCGRCLKHNSNFLSQKRSYVRKKDDESKTHWKLCFHSSLDKAQPGEKFFEPNQHGKALQHKQTLNKSQRIQTGEKLFECTECGKVFIQKANLVVHQRTHTGERPYECCECAKAFTQKSTLIAHQRTHTGEKPYECSECGKTFIQKSTLIKHQRTHTGEKPFECSECEKAFKSSYHLIRHEKTHIRKAFYKGSKCGKTSLTYQRTHTGEKPFECGKHGKDIDEKLTPIAREKVYSKEKPNECSKCGKSFRGKSHLSVHQRIHTGEKPYECNICGKTFSGKSHLSVHHRTHTGEKPYECKRCGKAFGEKSTLIVHQRTHTGEKPYKCNECGKAFSEKSPLIKHQRIHTGERPYECSDCGKAFSRKSTLIKHQRIHTGEKPNECSECGKAFSVKSTLIVHHRTHTGEKPYECRECGKAFSGKSTLIKHQEKSCKR
- the ZNF674 gene encoding zinc finger protein 674 isoform X1, translating into MTAEDTSRTQCGNRSPSILQSRMAMTQESLTFKDVFVDFTLEEWQQLDSAQKNLYRDVMLENYSHLVSVGYLVAKLDAVFRLGQEEAWMADGESAVQSGQEVCQVDDQIDDYKESQDNPLWQVASIDKRTLKDESGQECRTCRKFIYLSTGFVSIGKSLPKFHSCGRCLKHNSNFLSQKRSYVRKKDDESKTHWKLCFHSSLDKAQPGEKFFEPNQHGKALQHKQTLNKSQRIQTGEKLFECTECGKVFIQKANLVVHQRTHTGERPYECCECAKAFTQKSTLIAHQRTHTGEKPYECSECGKTFIQKSTLIKHQRTHTGEKPFECSECEKAFKSSYHLIRHEKTHIRKAFYKGSKCGKTSLTYQRTHTGEKPFECGKHGKDIDEKLTPIAREKVYSKEKPNECSKCGKSFRGKSHLSVHQRIHTGEKPYECNICGKTFSGKSHLSVHHRTHTGEKPYECKRCGKAFGEKSTLIVHQRTHTGEKPYKCNECGKAFSEKSPLIKHQRIHTGERPYECSDCGKAFSRKSTLIKHQRIHTGEKPNECSECGKAFSVKSTLIVHHRTHTGEKPYECRECGKAFSGKSTLIKHQEKSCKR